A window of Patagioenas fasciata isolate bPatFas1 chromosome 5, bPatFas1.hap1, whole genome shotgun sequence contains these coding sequences:
- the CCDC177 gene encoding coiled-coil domain-containing protein 177, whose protein sequence is MVEPPAEPPPQPCPAAPGGAAAGAAGGEPARPGEQSPLLHLDLYNFDCAAAEGSRYVLTSPRSLEACARCAVRPVELLPRALGDLLREAPGRSMRVAAGLYEAYERERRRKLQQCREERERIIREEKRRILAPLGSLPPSPAARVAPRAAAAAAFTTGGPRPHGGGKAGAAGGAKAKSHSLDSLQKRREGSWGKTSSESGASSSYSGESLRERGGKGGGRGRGGAVANGALLGRSFSLGDLSHSPQTAQRVERIVREVKRRKGLSEVPERDKKIAALMIAKHQEASLLREQRQAAHLQWDSQRRLAEQRKEQEEKEKQRALLQGQRMWESQVEKRRGRLSQEQEEVTLLKQRQRLVCEERWREQAEKQERLRRERLERAVLEDKQKKLHQEHNLKAKEEGKKEHREREEQLLQEKLSMAAQKRLKKEVQLQKEKKLLNQAEKLKHEALLKELAKQEAEEKEMLKASLEMSLTKAQENYEQLVEKRNQELREKARREDMQIQRAKLAAEKKEREQKEHLEALARETERKLQHAAQVAEEAVQEKARKVVLSRLEKEKVQKMNKQKVEQYEDLRRREILLSIERKLERSEQIFKEKKTVIENARSVARASFHVREKVREETNMRTFDKMALEAELHAHLNKK, encoded by the coding sequence ATGGTGGAGCCGCCGGCTGAGCCTCCCCCGCAGCCCTGCCCGGCGGCGCCCGGGGGGGCAGCGGCGGGAGCAGCGGGGGGAGAGCCGGCCCGTCCCGGTGAACAATCGCCGCTGCTGCACCTGGACCTGTACAACTTCGACTGCGCGGCGGCGGAGGGCAGCCGGTACGTGCTGACCAGCCCGCGGTCGCTGGAGGCCTGTGCCCGCTGCGCCGTGCGGCCGGTGGAGCTGCTGCCGCGGGCGCTGGGGGACCTGCTGCGGGAAGCTCCCGGGCGCTCCATGCGGGTGGCCGCTGGCCTCTACGAGGCCTACGAGCGGGAGCGGCGCCGCAAGCTGCAGCAATGCCGGGAGGAGCGGGAGAGGATTATCCGGGAGGAGAAGAGGCGGATCCTGGCGCCCCTCGGTAGCCTGCCGCCCTCGCCAGCCGCCCGCGTCGCCCCCcgggccgccgctgccgccgctttCACCACTGGCGGGCCCCGGCCCCACGGCGGGGGGAAGGCCGGGGCAGCGGGGGGCGCGAAGGCCAAGAGCCACTCGCTGGACTCACTGCAGAAGCGCCGTGAGGGCAGCTGGGGCAAGACCTCCTCCGAGTCGGGGGCGTCGTCCTCCTACAGCGGGGAGAGCCTGCGGGAGCGCGGGGGCAAggggggcggccggggccgggggggagCCGTCGCCAACGGCGCCCTGCTGGGGCGCAGCTTCAGCCTGGGCGACCTCAGCCACTCTCCCCAGACCGCCCAGAGGGTGGAGAGGATCGTCAGGGAGGTGAAGAGGAGGAAGGGCCTCTCGGAGGTGCCCGAGAGAGACAAGAAGATCGCGGCGCTGATGATCGCCAAGCACCAGGAGGCCAGCCTCCTGCGGGAGCAGCGGCAGGCGGCCCACCTGCAGTGGGACAGCCAGCGGCGCCTGGCAGAGCAGcgcaaggagcaggaggagaaggagaagcagaGGGCTCTCCTGCAGGGCCAGCGGATGTGGGAGAGCCAGGTGGAGAAGCGGCGGGGGAGGCTGAGCCAGGAGCAGGAAGAGGTCACCTTGCTGAAGCAGAGGCAACGCCTGGTGTGTGAGGAGAGGTGGCGGGAGCAAGCAGAGAAGCAGGAGCGGCTGCGGAGGGAGAGGCTGGAGAGAGCTGTGCTGGAGGACAAGCAGAAGAAGCTCCATCAAGAGCACAACCTGAAGGCAAAGGAGGAGGGCAAGAAGGAGCACCGGGAGCGAGAGGAGCAGCTCTTGCAAGAGAAGCTGTCCATGGCTGCGCAGAAGAGGCTGAAGAAGGAGGTGCAGTTGCAGAAGGAGAAGAAACTGCTCAACCAAGCAGAGAAGCTGAAGCATGAGGCCTTGCTCAAGGAACTGGCCAAAcaagaagcagaagagaaggaaatgctgaaggCCTCCCTGGAGATGAGTTTGACCAAGGCTCAGGAGAACTATGAGCAGCTAGTGGAGAAGAGAAACCAGGAGCTGAGGGAGAAGGCCAGGCGGGAGGATATGCAAATCCAGAGAGCCAAACTGGCAGcagagaagaaggaaagagagCAGAAAGAGCACTTGGAGGCCCTGGCTAGAGAGACTGAGAGAAAGCTCCAGCATGCTGCCCAAGTAGCTGAAGAGGCTGTCCAAGAAAAAGCCCGCAAGGTGGTCTTGAGCCGTCTGGAGAAGGAGAAAGTACAGAAGATGAACAAGCAAAAGGTGGAACAGTATGAGGACTTACGGCGCAGGGAGATCCTCCTCTCTATAGAGAGGAAGCTGGAGAGAAGTGAGCAGATCTTCAAGGAGAAGAAGACTGTTATAGAAAATGCCAGGTCTGTCGCTCGGGCATCCTTCCATGTCCGGGAAAAAGTACGGGAGGAGACGAACATGCGCACCTTTGACAAGATGGCCTTGGAAGCAGAACTGCATGCCCACCTGAATAAGAAATGA